CGTTGGATGGAATCTAAACACAAATTCTGAGCTAATTGAACCGCATTCAAATGAGATTTAATTGCTTGCAAGTTGGTGATGGTGAGCTCCTCTTGCTCCTTCAGCTTTGAATTCAAAGACTGAATCTGTTCTTCTACAGCTTACATGGCCAAGGCTTGTGCGCGTTTAACTCCTCTAGTTTGTATTTCAGTACCAACCATAAAAGTCAGTGGGAAGGCTGAGAATTGGAGTCTCTAATACCAATGTCAGATCTAGAATTCTGACTAGAGAATAATGAGAAATGAGGTAGAAGAATGAGGtaagaaagagaagagagaaagaatagAATTAGAAAGAGAGTGATTTCATTAATCATTTGCATTAATAGCTAGTACATAAATATTCTCCTTATATAGACAATAAGACAAAAGAAACTGTTACACCGATCTACCGTAAGACAGCGGGCTAATAACAATTCCTAACAATGCTATAAAGCTCGCAGAGCTATTTAGGGAATTCAAAATAGAATGCAAATCAGATATTAATTAACTAATGCAATTCAACAACTAACATAATTGGTGAACTAATCCTTCTTCGTTCGTACCTTCTTTCTACGAACGTACGTGACAGCTTCAAACACACAACTTAAAATCTAGAAACTATTGACTAGAAATTCCTGACAGCATTAATAGAGCTTCAAACACATAAATGCAACTGATTTTCACCCAATTGAACTTCCACTGAACAAACCATTTACTTGAATTTAGTAGAGATCTTTGGCTCAATTAGTATCTCTAAGCCATTCTTGAAACTTGGCATTGGATCTCTAGAGAATGCCATTTCAGGAGAAGAAACCTTCCATGTAAACTGAGTTACCAGATTATGTATTGTAACTAAAGTTTCAATCTTTGCAAATTCATTTCCAGGACAAATTCTGTAACCTCCTCCAAATGCAATGAAACTGTAGGGAGGGATCGATACCTGTTTCTCAAAACGCGCCTGATCGAACTCTGATGCATTTGGAAATATACTATCATTCATATGAGCCGTGAAAGTTGCTCCCATTACCtgaaaaggaaaagaataatTGAACCTTTCTAACACAAGTTTATCAGGTAGCAACATTGATACGGCTAGAAGTTAGAAACTAAAACCTGCCATCCTTTCGGAATATGGAATCCTTCATACTCGAAATCTTTCACGGATTTCCTGAAGATAAAAAATGAAGGAGGGTACATCCTGAGAGTCTCCATTGCTACACCCCATGTATATTTCATTCTTAACAGATCATCCCATGTCAGAAGTTCTCCCGGGGCCTTACTCTTAGCTATTTCCTCTTGTTCTGCAGTCCTGAATGTTAGTAATTACCAAAATTCAATCTTTAACAGGTGAATTAATTGGCATACCTTGAACAATGCTGGCATGAATAGAAGCATCACTAGCTAAAAGCTTGATCAAGAAAGTAAGCATGACGGATGTTGTGTCATGGCCTGCAACCATTGTTATAATTGCATTGTCTACAATTTCCTCATCAGAAAGCATTGGTGAATTATCCTCGTTTCGGAGAGCAATTAAGCAAGTGAGCAGATCTTTTTGAGGGGAAGCCTGTAGTTGCTCTAGCGCTGCTCTTTTTTCATGTATAAGTTCCAAAGTAATGGCTCTGATTTTTGCTCTTGCTTTGATGCTACGGCTGAAGCTTGTGAAGGGAAAATTGATTGGTACTGTAAAAGCCCCTTCCACAATTCTGTAGAAGAGCTGTTTAAGCCTTTCTCTTCTGGATCCTTGCTCTATTCCAACTATAAATGAGCTCATGATGTTAAAGCTAAGTGTCTTCATAAATGGCATAACCTGTTATGTTTTTGATAAATCATGTCAATTAATAGGAAAACCAAAGTCaaaatcttcaaaaaaaaaaaaatgacatacaGAAATCTTTTGCTTGCCATGCCATTGCATCCTGATTTGGCTTCTAATTTCTTCATCCATCTTTCCAACAGATTGTTTCAACACATCAGGTTTCAGGAATGAAACAAGTGCACCTCTTACTCTCTTATGTTCATCTCCACTCAATTCAAAGATATTCCTCTTGCCAAAAACCCTTCTGGAAGAGGAAGTTTTCTGACTGGAGAGAACGCTGCTTGTGTAAATCAACTTGCTAGCAGCCTGGCCATGGAGGAATACCGTTGGGGCCCCAAAGATATACATTTTTGAGACAGGACCATATTTTCTGCTTCTTTCCATGAGCCATGCTTCTGCTGTATTTTGTCTCATGGCACGCAGAA
The sequence above is drawn from the Euphorbia lathyris chromosome 6, ddEupLath1.1, whole genome shotgun sequence genome and encodes:
- the LOC136232338 gene encoding taxadiene 5-alpha hydroxylase-like isoform X2, which gives rise to MRQNTAEAWLMERSRKYGPVSKMYIFGAPTVFLHGQAASKLIYTSSVLSSQKTSSSRRVFGKRNIFELSGDEHKRVRGALVSFLKPDVLKQSVGKMDEEIRSQIRMQWHGKQKISVMPFMKTLSFNIMSSFIVGIEQGSRRERLKQLFYRIVEGAFTVPINFPFTSFSRSIKARAKIRAITLELIHEKRAALEQLQASPQKDLLTCLIALRNEDNSPMLSDEEIVDNAIITMVAGHDTTSVMLTFLIKLLASDASIHASIVQEQEEIAKSKAPGELLTWDDLLRMKYTWGVAMETLRMYPPSFFIFRKSVKDFEYEGFHIPKGWQVMGATFTAHMNDSIFPNASEFDQARFEKQVSIPPYSFIAFGGGYRICPGNEFAKIETLVTIHNLVTQFTWKVSSPEMAFSRDPMPSFKNGLEILIEPKISTKFK
- the LOC136232338 gene encoding taxadiene 5-alpha hydroxylase-like isoform X1 yields the protein MLMLMQQLSLVEMISLVCIFLFSFILPLYLLLTKKSSKRVPPGSFGLPIIGQSLSLLRAMRQNTAEAWLMERSRKYGPVSKMYIFGAPTVFLHGQAASKLIYTSSVLSSQKTSSSRRVFGKRNIFELSGDEHKRVRGALVSFLKPDVLKQSVGKMDEEIRSQIRMQWHGKQKISVMPFMKTLSFNIMSSFIVGIEQGSRRERLKQLFYRIVEGAFTVPINFPFTSFSRSIKARAKIRAITLELIHEKRAALEQLQASPQKDLLTCLIALRNEDNSPMLSDEEIVDNAIITMVAGHDTTSVMLTFLIKLLASDASIHASIVQEQEEIAKSKAPGELLTWDDLLRMKYTWGVAMETLRMYPPSFFIFRKSVKDFEYEGFHIPKGWQVMGATFTAHMNDSIFPNASEFDQARFEKQVSIPPYSFIAFGGGYRICPGNEFAKIETLVTIHNLVTQFTWKVSSPEMAFSRDPMPSFKNGLEILIEPKISTKFK